A single Anaerolineales bacterium DNA region contains:
- a CDS encoding asparaginase: protein MAAGYLPVLEVTRGEVVESIHYGAVAVVSAAGDLVASYGDPGSVTYLRSSAKPFQALPLIESGALKHFGLSSEQLAVICASHSGTDEHVAAVASIHTQVGLSEADLQCGTHPPDDPATRRRMQETHQVPTPIRHMCSGKHSGMLAVSRHLGAPLASYLEPDHPAQRRILEALAEMSGLPAARIAIGTDGCSAPTFALPLQAAAQAFARLADAAGLGEVRRAASQEVFSAMVTYPAMVHGAGEFDTRLMQVGRGEILCKRGAEGYCGLSLRPGALGRGSPSLGVAIKIADGDLGRRTDVPPGNRAVSRVVLQTLHDLGALTPAQEEELAEFGAQPVINKRRLEVGWMRPCFSLDRGS from the coding sequence ATGGCGGCCGGATACCTGCCGGTGCTCGAAGTGACCCGCGGCGAGGTCGTCGAGTCGATTCACTACGGGGCGGTGGCGGTGGTCAGCGCTGCCGGCGACCTGGTCGCCAGCTACGGTGACCCCGGGAGCGTCACCTACCTGCGGTCGAGCGCCAAGCCCTTCCAGGCGCTGCCGCTGATCGAGAGTGGAGCGCTGAAGCACTTCGGTTTGTCCTCGGAGCAGCTGGCTGTCATCTGCGCTTCGCACTCGGGCACCGACGAGCACGTGGCCGCTGTGGCCTCAATCCATACCCAGGTCGGCCTCTCCGAGGCCGACCTACAGTGTGGCACCCATCCCCCGGATGATCCGGCGACGCGACGCCGAATGCAGGAGACCCATCAAGTCCCTACCCCGATCCGCCACATGTGCTCAGGCAAGCACAGCGGCATGCTGGCCGTGAGCCGGCACCTGGGTGCGCCGCTGGCCAGCTACCTGGAGCCCGATCACCCCGCCCAGCGTCGGATCCTCGAGGCCCTGGCGGAGATGTCTGGACTGCCTGCGGCGCGAATCGCTATCGGGACGGATGGCTGCTCGGCGCCGACATTCGCTCTGCCCCTGCAGGCTGCGGCCCAGGCCTTCGCTCGGCTGGCGGATGCTGCGGGTCTGGGCGAGGTGCGCCGCGCTGCCAGCCAGGAAGTCTTCTCCGCCATGGTCACCTATCCGGCGATGGTGCATGGGGCCGGCGAGTTTGACACGCGCCTGATGCAGGTCGGCCGCGGCGAGATCCTGTGCAAGCGGGGCGCCGAGGGATATTGCGGGCTGTCGCTCCGCCCCGGAGCACTGGGCCGCGGTTCGCCATCCCTGGGCGTGGCCATCAAGATTGCCGACGGCGACCTCGGCCGCCGGACCGATGTTCCCCCCGGGAACCGGGCCGTGAGCCGCGTCGTGCTTCAGACGCTGCACGATCTCGGCGCGCTCACCCCAGCCCAGGAAGAGGAGCTGGCGGAGTTTGGCGCGCAACCCGTGATCAACAAGCGCCGGCTCGAGGTCGGGTGGATGCGCCCATGCTTCTCGCTGGACCGAGGCAGCTAG
- a CDS encoding GAF domain-containing protein: MSATKGKRRASSRAQDSLDLLFSISRELTAQLDLRKLLQRILQLTLESTGAPSGSILVVGERGKVTEGALAYEGRVHDHTADQLNDTFERGLAGWVVEHRQPALVVSTREDPRWLRRPRQEADGETRSAVCVPLTTRDRVVGVLTLVHPKAGFFTEDTLNILTIIADQAAIAVQNAHLFAAEQERRRFASTLQEIARVINSALDPNQVFPQVLQQLERLVEYDSASIMVVDGDRLRLVAASGFQDNHGILGHTLPVDDRLLTGLVLKTGLPMMIENVQGHPGWVLSDGLAESTQIRGWIGAPLIVREHAVGILNVDSHRAAAYGQPEVDVVSAFADVAATAVANATLFAESQRQVRALAALSETARVVTASLNLDEVLERILTQTIQTLNVEAASLAILDEATDELEFRIARGEQAGAVQVMRIARGQGITGWVVEHGELAVVAEVDRDSRFDPEADTRTGFKTRAMAVAPIQVQDRTIGALEAINPARGEFVPEQAELLMGIAGLAGSAIAHAQLFSETQAARQLYSGLFEDSVDPILISDLQGGITGANQRAEAFLGTRRQSLEGRPVQQVVTANGARLSQDWNGLAPGEEISANAQVRHADGRMLPVEVHVRRVDIGRQPFLQWILRDVSERQALDELRADLTSMIFHDLRSPLGNVISSLEVLHASLPAEDEAVQSVLGIALRSSRRLSRLVESLLDLGQLESGNAVLHKAPGAIGTIIVEAVEEVYPVAEAKGHLLQFAFAPGDLPQVDMDSDMIRRVLINLLENAIKYTRSGGRITISARLQDTQVLISVADTGPGIPASAQQQVFEKFSRIQEEGRPKGLGLGLAFCRLAVDAHNGKIWVESQEGLGSIFHFTLPV, encoded by the coding sequence GTGTCAGCCACCAAGGGCAAGCGGCGCGCCAGCAGCCGTGCGCAAGACTCGCTCGACCTGCTCTTCTCCATCAGCCGTGAATTGACAGCCCAGTTAGACCTGCGAAAGCTGCTGCAGCGGATTCTGCAACTGACGCTGGAAAGCACCGGCGCGCCCAGCGGCAGTATCCTGGTGGTCGGCGAGCGGGGCAAGGTGACAGAAGGCGCGCTGGCCTACGAAGGCCGGGTGCACGACCACACCGCCGACCAGCTCAACGACACCTTCGAACGCGGCCTGGCGGGCTGGGTGGTCGAGCACCGGCAGCCGGCATTGGTGGTCAGCACCCGCGAGGACCCCCGCTGGCTGCGCCGGCCCAGGCAAGAGGCGGACGGCGAGACTCGGTCGGCGGTCTGTGTCCCGCTGACGACCCGCGACCGCGTGGTGGGCGTGCTGACGCTGGTCCACCCCAAGGCCGGTTTCTTCACCGAAGATACGCTGAACATTCTGACGATCATCGCCGATCAGGCGGCCATCGCCGTGCAGAATGCCCACCTGTTTGCGGCGGAGCAGGAACGTCGCCGGTTTGCATCGACGCTGCAGGAGATCGCCCGCGTCATCAACTCGGCGCTGGATCCGAACCAGGTGTTTCCCCAGGTTCTACAGCAGCTGGAGCGCCTGGTCGAATATGACAGCGCCAGCATTATGGTTGTGGATGGCGACCGGCTCCGGCTGGTTGCCGCCTCCGGCTTCCAGGACAACCACGGGATCCTCGGCCACACCCTGCCCGTCGATGATCGCCTGCTGACGGGACTCGTGCTCAAGACCGGCCTGCCGATGATGATCGAGAACGTGCAGGGCCATCCGGGTTGGGTGCTGTCGGACGGCTTGGCTGAGTCGACCCAGATCCGCGGCTGGATCGGGGCTCCGCTGATCGTGCGCGAGCATGCCGTCGGCATATTGAATGTCGACAGCCACCGTGCGGCGGCCTACGGGCAGCCCGAAGTCGACGTGGTTTCGGCCTTTGCCGATGTGGCTGCCACGGCGGTCGCCAACGCCACCCTGTTCGCCGAGAGTCAACGCCAGGTTCGGGCGTTGGCCGCCCTGTCTGAGACCGCCCGGGTGGTGACCGCCAGCCTGAACTTGGATGAGGTCTTGGAGCGAATCCTGACCCAGACCATCCAGACGTTGAATGTCGAGGCCGCCTCGCTGGCCATCCTGGACGAAGCCACGGATGAACTGGAGTTCCGTATCGCCCGCGGCGAGCAAGCTGGCGCAGTGCAGGTCATGCGCATCGCTCGGGGCCAGGGGATCACGGGGTGGGTGGTCGAGCACGGAGAACTGGCCGTCGTCGCCGAAGTCGACCGCGATAGCCGCTTCGATCCCGAAGCCGATACCCGGACCGGTTTCAAAACGCGGGCGATGGCAGTGGCGCCGATCCAGGTTCAGGATCGGACGATCGGTGCGCTGGAGGCCATCAACCCGGCCCGCGGGGAGTTCGTCCCGGAGCAGGCGGAACTGCTGATGGGCATCGCCGGCCTGGCGGGCAGTGCCATTGCCCATGCCCAGTTGTTCTCGGAGACGCAGGCCGCCCGCCAGTTGTACAGTGGTTTGTTTGAGGACAGCGTCGATCCGATCCTGATCAGTGATTTGCAGGGAGGGATTACCGGCGCCAATCAGCGGGCGGAGGCCTTCCTGGGGACCAGGCGTCAGAGCCTGGAAGGCCGGCCGGTTCAGCAAGTGGTGACGGCGAATGGGGCGAGGTTGTCTCAAGACTGGAACGGACTGGCGCCCGGCGAGGAGATCAGCGCCAACGCTCAAGTCAGGCATGCCGATGGGCGGATGCTCCCCGTCGAAGTCCATGTGCGCCGGGTGGATATCGGGCGCCAGCCGTTCCTGCAGTGGATCCTGCGCGATGTCTCGGAGCGGCAGGCATTGGATGAGCTGCGTGCCGACCTGACCTCGATGATCTTTCACGATCTGCGCTCGCCGCTGGGCAACGTGATCTCAAGCCTGGAGGTGCTCCATGCCTCCCTTCCAGCGGAGGACGAAGCGGTGCAATCGGTGCTGGGCATCGCCCTGCGATCCAGCCGCCGCCTATCGCGGCTCGTCGAATCGCTGCTCGACCTGGGCCAGCTCGAATCCGGCAATGCGGTGCTGCACAAGGCGCCAGGCGCCATCGGGACGATCATCGTCGAGGCCGTCGAGGAGGTCTACCCGGTGGCCGAAGCCAAAGGGCATCTGCTGCAGTTCGCCTTCGCGCCCGGGGACCTGCCTCAGGTGGACATGGACTCCGACATGATCCGGCGGGTGCTGATCAACTTGCTGGAGAACGCCATCAAGTACACCCGCAGCGGAGGCCGGATCACTATCTCGGCGCGGCTGCAGGACACGCAGGTGTTGATCAGCGTTGCCGACACCGGACCGGGCATCCCTGCCTCGGCGCAGCAGCAGGTTTTCGAGAAGTTCTCCCGGATCCAGGAAGAGGGGCGGCCCAAGGGGCTGGGCCTGGGTCTGGCGTTCTGCCGGCTGGCGGTCGACGCCCACAACGGCAAGATCTGGGTCGAGAGTCAAGAAGGCCTAGGCTCGATCTTCCATTTCACCTTGCCTGTATAA